The Candidatus Binatia bacterium genomic sequence CACCGCGTGCGACCGGAATCCTCTCTTCCAGATGATGAACAGGGTCCATGCCATGAACAACCCGGTGAGCATCAGGCCCGGCAGCACGCCGGCGAGGAACAGGCGCCCGATCGAGGTCTCGGTGGCGATGCCGTAGAGAATGAAGGTGATCGAGGGCGGGATCAGGATGCCGAGCGTGCCGCCGGCGCAGATCGAGCCCGTCGCGACGTCGTCGGGGTAGCCGCGCCGGCGCATCTCCGGGATGCCCATTTTGCCGATGGCGGCGCAACACGCAGGCGAGGAGCCGGTAAGCGCGGCGAAAATGGCGCACGCGCCGAGGTTGGAAATCGCCAGACCGCCGGGCACGCGATAGAGCCAGCGGTCCAGCGCTTCGTAGAGATCCTTGCCCGCGGGGGAGGAGCCGATCGCGGCCCCCATCATCACGAACATCGGAATCGACACCAGGGTGAAGTCGTTCAGTCCCGCATAGAAAGTCTCGGCCACCACGTGCAGCGCGTCGAAACCCTGGAAGATC encodes the following:
- a CDS encoding TRAP transporter large permease subunit; the encoded protein is MSPGMQGTLVLILTLMMLLSGAPVAVGLGTIAIIFIVIFQGFDALHVVAETFYAGLNDFTLVSIPMFVMMGAAIGSSPAGKDLYEALDRWLYRVPGGLAISNLGACAIFAALTGSSPACCAAIGKMGIPEMRRRGYPDDVATGSICAGGTLGILIPPSITFILYGIATETSIGRLFLAGVLPGLMLTGLFMAWTLFIIWKRGFRSHAV